A genomic region of Streptococcus suis contains the following coding sequences:
- a CDS encoding YlxQ-related RNA-binding protein encodes MDSNKRQKILNLLGLAQRAGRLVSGEDLVVEAIQKGQAKLVFLAEDAAGNLSKKVTDKSHTYQVEVVTVFSTLELSAAVGKARKVLAVTDAGFTKKMRSIME; translated from the coding sequence TTGGACTCGAATAAGAGACAGAAAATCTTAAATTTATTAGGTTTGGCCCAGCGAGCTGGTCGCCTGGTTTCGGGTGAGGACCTGGTTGTTGAAGCTATTCAAAAAGGGCAGGCAAAGTTGGTGTTTTTAGCCGAAGATGCTGCTGGAAATTTAAGTAAAAAAGTAACAGATAAAAGTCATACCTATCAAGTAGAAGTTGTAACAGTGTTTTCAACACTGGAATTGAGTGCAGCTGTTGGCAAGGCTAGAAAAGTTCTTGCAGTGACAGACGCTGGATTTACAAAGAAGATGAGGTCTATTATGGAATAG
- the infB gene encoding translation initiation factor IF-2: protein MSKKRLNEIARELGVSSKEVVAKAQELGFEVKSHASSVDEASAKRLAESFGGQKSEATKVAAKVSKPEKVDETPKVETAKVEKAKETQPVVKEEVATSAVQSAPHRPQSRNFKAEREARAKEQAAKRAQGQGKGGQAKSGQDRRDNRQQGQGRSNNERNDRRDNRRDQRLEERKDNRFGDRRDNRDNRRQDNRSGQSARFEQREAAKPAGPKIDFKARAAALKAEQNAEYARTSEERFRQAQEAKKQPKKPKEIKFEEPVVESKPFVKPAPVASVPEQVAETTVDTRRKKQARPDKKRDFNSDEEDGPRKQQRNRNSQNQVRNQRTSNWNNNKKNKKGKANQPAKPVTERKFHELPTEFEYTAGMTVAEIAKRIKREPAEIVKKLFLMGVMATQNQSLDGDTIELLMVDYGIEAKEKVEVDNADIERFFVEEGYLNEEEMTERPPVVTIMGHVDHGKTTLLDTLRNSRVATGEAGGITQHIGAYQIEEAGKKITFLDTPGHAAFTSMRARGASVTDLTILVVAADDGVMPQTIEAINHSKAANVPIIVAINKIDKPGANPERVIGELAEHGVISTAWGGESEFVEISAKFNQNIDELLETVLLVAEIQELKADPTVRAIGTVIEAHLDKGKGAVATLLIQQGTLNVQDPIVVGNTFGRVRAMTNDLGRRVKTAGPSTPVSITGLNEAPMAGDHFAVYEDEKSARAAGEERAKRALLKQRQATQRVSLENLFDTLKAGEVKSVNVIIKADVQGSVEALASSLQKIEVEGVRVNIVHSAVGAINESDITLAEASNALVIGFNVRPTAEARSQAEADDVEVRLHSIIYKVIEEMEDAMKGMLDPEYEEKIIGEAIIRETFKVSKVGTIGGFMVVRGKVTRDSSVRVIRDGVVVFDGKLASLKRYKDDVKEVGNAQEGGLMIENYNDLKVDDTIEAYIMEEIKK, encoded by the coding sequence TTGTCTAAGAAGAGATTGAATGAAATAGCCCGTGAATTAGGCGTAAGCAGTAAGGAAGTTGTTGCTAAGGCTCAAGAATTGGGCTTTGAAGTCAAGAGCCATGCTTCAAGCGTAGATGAAGCAAGTGCTAAACGCCTTGCAGAAAGCTTTGGTGGACAAAAATCAGAGGCAACTAAAGTTGCGGCAAAAGTTAGCAAGCCTGAGAAGGTTGATGAAACTCCAAAAGTGGAAACAGCTAAGGTAGAAAAAGCTAAGGAAACACAGCCAGTAGTAAAAGAAGAAGTTGCGACAAGTGCAGTACAATCAGCTCCACATCGTCCACAGAGTCGAAACTTTAAGGCAGAACGTGAAGCACGTGCCAAAGAGCAGGCTGCTAAGCGAGCTCAGGGTCAAGGAAAAGGTGGTCAAGCTAAATCTGGTCAGGACCGTCGTGACAACCGTCAACAAGGTCAGGGACGTTCAAACAATGAGCGAAATGATCGACGCGACAATCGTCGTGACCAGCGTTTAGAAGAGCGGAAAGATAACCGATTTGGTGATCGTCGCGATAATCGTGACAACCGTCGTCAGGACAACCGTTCAGGTCAGTCAGCTCGCTTTGAACAAAGAGAGGCTGCAAAACCAGCAGGACCTAAAATTGACTTCAAAGCGCGTGCTGCTGCTTTGAAAGCAGAACAAAATGCGGAGTATGCTCGTACCAGTGAAGAACGTTTTCGTCAGGCTCAGGAAGCTAAAAAGCAACCTAAGAAGCCAAAAGAAATTAAGTTTGAAGAACCGGTTGTGGAAAGCAAACCATTTGTGAAGCCTGCACCTGTTGCATCGGTACCAGAGCAAGTTGCAGAAACTACTGTAGATACCCGTCGTAAGAAACAAGCTCGACCAGATAAAAAACGTGACTTTAATAGTGACGAAGAAGATGGTCCACGGAAACAACAAAGAAATCGAAATAGTCAAAATCAAGTGAGAAATCAAAGAACAAGTAACTGGAATAACAACAAGAAAAATAAAAAAGGCAAGGCTAACCAACCTGCCAAACCTGTCACAGAACGCAAGTTCCACGAATTGCCAACTGAATTTGAATATACTGCTGGCATGACCGTCGCAGAAATTGCAAAACGGATCAAACGTGAACCTGCTGAAATTGTGAAAAAACTCTTCCTTATGGGAGTTATGGCGACTCAAAACCAATCTTTGGATGGAGATACTATCGAACTCCTCATGGTTGATTATGGTATTGAAGCGAAAGAAAAGGTAGAGGTCGATAACGCAGATATTGAGCGTTTCTTCGTAGAAGAGGGCTACCTCAATGAAGAAGAGATGACAGAACGCCCACCTGTTGTGACTATCATGGGACACGTTGACCATGGTAAAACAACCTTGTTGGATACCCTACGTAATTCTCGTGTTGCTACTGGAGAAGCTGGTGGTATCACACAGCATATCGGTGCCTACCAAATTGAGGAAGCTGGTAAGAAAATTACCTTCTTGGATACTCCAGGACACGCGGCCTTTACTTCTATGCGCGCGCGTGGTGCATCTGTTACCGACTTGACCATCCTAGTCGTTGCAGCAGATGATGGTGTCATGCCACAAACAATTGAGGCTATCAACCACTCAAAAGCAGCTAATGTGCCAATCATTGTAGCTATCAACAAGATTGACAAGCCAGGTGCAAACCCAGAGCGTGTCATCGGTGAATTGGCTGAGCACGGTGTTATCTCAACCGCTTGGGGTGGAGAATCTGAATTTGTAGAAATCTCAGCTAAGTTTAACCAAAACATTGATGAATTGTTGGAAACTGTTCTTTTGGTTGCTGAAATTCAAGAACTGAAGGCAGACCCAACTGTTCGTGCGATTGGTACAGTTATCGAAGCGCATTTGGATAAAGGGAAAGGTGCGGTTGCAACCCTCCTCATTCAACAAGGGACACTTAATGTTCAAGACCCAATCGTTGTCGGAAATACCTTCGGACGTGTTCGTGCCATGACAAATGACCTTGGTCGTCGTGTTAAAACTGCTGGTCCATCTACACCGGTATCTATTACTGGTTTGAACGAAGCTCCTATGGCAGGCGATCACTTTGCAGTTTACGAGGATGAGAAATCAGCTCGTGCAGCAGGTGAAGAACGTGCTAAACGTGCTCTTCTTAAACAGCGTCAAGCAACGCAACGAGTTAGTCTTGAAAACCTCTTTGATACCCTTAAAGCAGGTGAGGTTAAGTCAGTTAATGTGATTATCAAGGCTGACGTACAAGGTTCAGTTGAAGCACTTGCATCATCGCTTCAAAAGATTGAAGTAGAGGGAGTACGTGTCAATATCGTCCACTCTGCAGTCGGAGCTATCAACGAATCAGATATTACTCTTGCGGAAGCTTCAAATGCTCTTGTGATTGGTTTCAACGTTCGTCCAACAGCTGAAGCACGTAGCCAAGCTGAAGCAGATGATGTTGAAGTACGTCTTCACAGCATCATTTATAAGGTTATCGAAGAGATGGAAGATGCCATGAAAGGTATGCTTGACCCAGAATATGAAGAAAAAATCATTGGTGAGGCAATCATTCGTGAAACCTTCAAGGTATCCAAAGTTGGAACGATCGGTGGTTTCATGGTTGTTCGTGGTAAAGTTACCCGTGATTCAAGTGTTCGAGTTATCCGTGATGGTGTTGTAGTATTTGATGGTAAACTAGCTAGTTTGAAACGCTATAAAGATGACGTGAAAGAAGTTGGTAATGCCCAAGAGGGTGGTTTGATGATTGAGAACTACAACGACTTGAAAGTTGATGATACCATTGAAGCTTACATCATGGAAGAAATCAAAAAATAA
- the rnpM gene encoding RNase P modulator RnpM has protein sequence MAKARKIPLRKSVVSGEIIDKRDLLRIVKNKEGQVFIDPTGKANGRGAYIKLDNDEASQAKKRRVFDRSFSMEVAEEFYDELIAYVDHKIKRRELGLE, from the coding sequence ATGGCAAAAGCTAGAAAAATACCCTTGCGCAAGTCTGTGGTGTCCGGTGAAATCATCGACAAACGGGATTTGCTCCGTATTGTAAAAAATAAAGAAGGTCAAGTATTTATCGATCCAACAGGCAAGGCAAACGGTCGTGGGGCTTACATCAAGCTTGATAATGATGAGGCAAGCCAAGCTAAGAAACGTCGTGTCTTCGATCGTTCCTTTAGTATGGAAGTGGCCGAAGAATTTTACGATGAATTAATTGCCTATGTTGATCATAAGATCAAGAGGAGAGAACTTGGACTCGAATAA
- the nusA gene encoding transcription termination factor NusA gives MSKEMLEAFRILEEDMGINKADIIDAVTESLRSAYKRRYGQSESAVIEFDEKKGDFHVFTVREVVDEVFDSRLEISLKDALAISSAYEMGDKIKFQEDPAEFGRVAAQSAKQTIMEKMRKQKRAITFNTYKQHENEIMSGTVERFDNRFIYVNLGTIEAQLSKQDQIPGEVFQSHDRIEVYVYKVEDNGRGVNVFVSRSHPEMIKRLMEQEIPEVYDGTVEIMSVAREAGDRTKVAVRSHNPNVDAIGTIVGRGGSNIKKITSKFHPARYDAKNDRMIPTEENIDVIEWVADEAEFIYNALAPAEVDQVLFDTEDGKHATVVVPDDKLSLAIGRRGQNVRLAAHLTGFRIDIKSASEYEAFEATQYATDEVVEEVEEEQE, from the coding sequence ATGAGTAAAGAAATGCTAGAAGCCTTCCGTATTTTAGAGGAAGACATGGGTATTAACAAAGCGGATATCATTGATGCAGTTACAGAGTCGCTTCGTTCAGCTTATAAACGCCGTTATGGTCAATCAGAATCAGCAGTGATTGAATTTGACGAGAAAAAAGGCGATTTCCATGTATTTACTGTTCGTGAAGTAGTAGATGAAGTATTTGATAGCCGACTAGAAATTAGTCTAAAAGATGCCTTGGCTATTTCATCAGCTTATGAAATGGGTGACAAAATTAAATTCCAAGAAGACCCAGCGGAATTTGGACGTGTAGCTGCTCAATCAGCTAAACAGACCATCATGGAAAAGATGCGCAAACAAAAGCGTGCCATTACCTTCAATACCTACAAGCAACATGAAAATGAGATTATGTCAGGTACGGTAGAGCGTTTTGATAATCGCTTTATCTATGTCAACCTTGGTACGATTGAAGCACAGTTGTCAAAACAGGATCAAATTCCTGGTGAGGTTTTCCAATCTCATGATCGCATCGAGGTCTATGTCTACAAGGTAGAAGACAATGGTCGTGGGGTTAACGTATTTGTCAGCCGTAGCCATCCAGAAATGATCAAACGTCTCATGGAACAGGAAATTCCAGAAGTATACGATGGAACAGTTGAAATCATGAGTGTTGCCCGTGAAGCTGGAGACCGTACGAAAGTGGCTGTTCGTAGCCATAATCCAAACGTGGATGCCATCGGTACGATCGTTGGTCGTGGTGGTTCAAATATCAAGAAAATCACTAGCAAATTCCATCCAGCTCGTTATGATGCTAAGAATGACCGTATGATTCCTACTGAGGAAAATATTGACGTTATCGAGTGGGTAGCTGACGAAGCGGAATTTATCTACAATGCCTTAGCACCTGCTGAAGTTGACCAAGTATTGTTTGACACGGAAGATGGGAAACATGCTACAGTCGTTGTACCAGATGATAAGTTGTCATTGGCAATTGGTCGTCGTGGTCAAAACGTTCGTTTGGCAGCGCATTTGACAGGATTCCGTATCGACATCAAGTCAGCATCGGAGTATGAAGCTTTTGAAGCAACTCAATATGCAACAGACGAAGTTGTAGAAGAAGTCGAAGAAGAACAAGAATAA
- the rimP gene encoding ribosome maturation factor RimP — MSSIIELVTAAITPAIQTPYELVDVEYGKMGGDYVLSIFVDKEGGISLQDTADLSEKISPILDTIKPDPFPDQYMLEVTSPGLERPLKTADAVEKAVGKYIHVKLYQAIDKIKVFEGTLLSFDGTDLIMEYMDKTRKKEVTIPYQTVAKARLAVKL, encoded by the coding sequence ATGTCATCAATTATTGAATTGGTCACAGCAGCAATTACCCCCGCTATTCAAACTCCTTACGAGTTGGTAGATGTGGAATATGGTAAAATGGGCGGTGACTATGTCCTATCGATTTTTGTCGATAAGGAGGGTGGAATCTCTCTTCAAGATACGGCAGATTTATCCGAAAAGATCAGTCCGATTTTGGACACTATCAAACCAGATCCATTTCCAGACCAATACATGCTGGAGGTAACAAGTCCAGGTTTGGAACGTCCTTTAAAAACGGCAGATGCTGTTGAGAAGGCGGTTGGAAAGTACATCCATGTCAAGCTCTATCAGGCAATTGATAAAATCAAGGTTTTCGAAGGAACGTTGCTCTCCTTTGATGGAACAGACCTGATTATGGAATATATGGATAAAACTCGTAAGAAGGAAGTGACTATTCCTTACCAGACGGTGGCTAAGGCCCGTTTGGCTGTTAAGTTATAA
- a CDS encoding colicin lysis protein — MKTFISKLMLVSTVVLLAACQSNQVKGGESSSSSASSQVSDGSSLQQASTIASSSATQASSVTTPELSEVYQSVIDRYQANMGQPAEAINQDEVSSYLSLLTSQGQEYSGIFYSLYDVNHDGTEELLLALDKSGEYVLIDLYTQLADESLRLVDNFRNLGFEIGPNALLRPLQDGTYLFEGDGIFRIYQYNAMIPGLKRISESDTNPETSPLLELKSLHWVEL; from the coding sequence ATGAAAACATTTATTAGTAAACTGATGTTAGTGTCCACGGTTGTACTATTAGCTGCTTGTCAGTCTAATCAGGTAAAAGGTGGTGAGAGTTCTAGTTCTAGTGCTTCAAGCCAAGTTTCAGATGGTTCTAGTTTGCAGCAAGCGTCAACAATAGCATCTAGCTCCGCGACGCAAGCATCCTCAGTGACAACTCCTGAGCTAAGTGAAGTATACCAATCAGTTATTGATCGTTATCAAGCGAATATGGGTCAGCCTGCTGAGGCAATCAATCAGGATGAGGTCAGTAGCTATCTGAGCTTATTAACTAGCCAGGGGCAAGAATACAGTGGAATATTTTATAGTTTGTATGATGTCAACCATGATGGTACAGAGGAGCTGCTTCTAGCTTTGGACAAGTCGGGAGAATATGTCTTAATTGACCTCTATACTCAGCTTGCCGATGAGAGTCTACGTTTGGTGGATAATTTCCGCAATCTTGGATTTGAAATTGGACCGAACGCCCTACTTCGTCCTTTACAGGATGGAACATACTTATTTGAAGGAGATGGTATTTTTCGCATTTATCAATACAATGCGATGATTCCAGGTTTAAAACGGATTTCTGAATCAGATACCAATCCTGAAACTTCTCCCTTGCTTGAGTTGAAAAGCTTGCATTGGGTTGAGCTATAG
- the rbfA gene encoding 30S ribosome-binding factor RbfA has translation MANHFRTDRVGMEIKREVNEILQKKVRDPRVQGVTITDVQIVGDLSMAKVYYTIMSNLASDNQKAQTGLEKATGTIKRELGRKLTLYKIPDLVFEKDQSIEYGNKIDQMLRALDQKD, from the coding sequence ATGGCGAATCATTTTCGTACAGACCGTGTCGGGATGGAAATCAAGCGCGAAGTCAATGAGATTTTGCAAAAGAAAGTTCGTGATCCACGTGTGCAGGGAGTGACTATTACAGATGTTCAGATAGTCGGCGATTTGTCAATGGCCAAGGTTTACTACACAATCATGAGTAATTTGGCATCCGATAATCAAAAAGCACAAACGGGTCTTGAAAAAGCGACGGGAACCATTAAGAGAGAACTTGGTCGTAAGTTAACTCTTTATAAAATTCCGGATTTGGTCTTTGAAAAAGACCAATCAATTGAGTACGGCAATAAAATTGACCAAATGTTGCGCGCTCTTGATCAGAAAGATTAA